One segment of Apus apus isolate bApuApu2 chromosome 1, bApuApu2.pri.cur, whole genome shotgun sequence DNA contains the following:
- the CHAF1B gene encoding chromatin assembly factor 1 subunit B produces MKVITCEIAWHNKEPVYSLDFQHGADGKINRLASAGVDTAVRIWKVEKGPDGKAIVEFLSNLTRHTKAVNVVRFSPGGEILASGGDDAVILLWKLNDSKESEPLVFQDEDEDQLNKENWTVVRTLRGHLEDVYDICWTSDGNFMASCSVDNTAIMWDVNKGQKVSILNEHKSYVQGITWDPLGQYIATLSCDRVLRVYNTQTKRVAFNVTKMPSGSGAEGEARSYRMFHDDSMKSFFRRLSFTPDGSYLLTPAGCVESGENVTNTTYVFSRNNLKRPMGHLPCPGKATLAVRCCPVYFELRRAFNKDDNNQKSAPALFNLPYRLVFAVASEDSVLFYDTEQSFPFGYVSNIHYHTLSDISWSSDGAFLAISSTDGYCSFVTFEKDELGIPLKEKPQMNVWTSGATEKKVKKNQSHKVISPGSRLTEETPPRKATDASTPTLQPRTPTATGKDLPSTPVGIKNVPVSSSDERKISQSASQSTKANLPRRISLNTLQTWSKTPRRINLIPVKPGTPASTYTDTVPIPPSSEEEHEGPLPSDDSHQNPPAPKRPRTEETSLSTSAEDQISCNSNK; encoded by the exons ATGAAGGTCATCACTTGTGAAATAGCATGGCATAATAAGGAGCCTGTTTACAGCTTAGATTTCCAACATGGAGCTGATGGGAAGATCAATCGGCTGGCATCAGCAGGTGTGGACACAGCTGTTCGT ATATGGAAAGTGGAAAAAGGACCAGATGGAAAAGCAATTGTGGAATTCTTGTCCAACCTCACCCGCCATACTAAAGCAGTAAATGTTGTGCGCTTCTCTCCAGGTGGTGAGATCCTAGCATCTGGAGGAGATG atgCTGTTATTTTATTGTGGAAGCTGAATGATAGCAAAGAATCAGAACCATTAGTTTTTCAGGATGAAGATGAAGATCAGCTTAACAAGGAGAACTGGACAGTTGTTAGGACTTTAAG AGGCCACTTAGAAGATGTCTATGATATTTGTTGGACCTCAGATGGAAATTTCATGGCATCTTGTTCTGTAGATAACACAGCTATCATGTGGGATGTCAATAAAG gaCAGAAGGTTTCAATATTAAACGAACACAAGAGTTATGTCCAAGGAATAACCTGGGATCCTCTAGGCCAGTACATTGCAACTCTGAGTTGTGATAG GGTCCTGCGGGTGTACAATACACAAACCAAGCGTGTAGCATTCAATGTTACCAAGATGCCATCTGGATCGGGAGCTGAAGGAGAG GCCAGGAGCTATCGGATGTTTCATGATGACAGCATGAAGTCATTTTTCCGCAGGCTCAGTTTTACTCCTGATGGCTCCTATTTACTCACTCCAG ctggCTGTGTTGAATCAGGAGAAAATGTAACAAACACCACATATGTTTTCTCCAGAAACAATCTTAAAAG GCCTATGGGTCACCTGCCATGTCCTGGAAAGGCAACTCTTGCTGTTCGCTGCTGCCCAGTCTACTTTGAGTTGAGAAGAGCCTTTAATAAAG ATGACAACAATCAGAAATCAGCTCCTGCTCTTTTTAATCTCCCCTATCGATTGGTGTTTGCTGTTGCTTCAGAAGATTCTGTGCTTTTTTATGATACTGAACAGTCTTTCCCCTTTGGTTATGTTTCTAACATACATTATCACACCCTGAGTGACATCTCATG GTCCAGTGATGGAGCCTTTCTTGCTATTTCTTCCACGGATGGATACTGTTCGTTTGTTACCTTTGAGAAGGATGAACTGGGAATACCACTGAAAGAGAAGCCACAGATGAACGTTTGGACTTCTGgtgcaacagagaaaaaagttaaaaagaacCAGTCACACAAAGTAATTTCCCCAGGCTCCAGGCTGACAGAAGAGACTCCTCCCAGGAAGGCCACTGATGCCAGTACCCCTACCCTCCAACCTAGGACACCCACAGCTACTGGTAAGGACTTGCCTTCCACACCTGTTGGCATAAAAAATGTTCCAGTCTCATCCTCAGATGAGAGGAAAATCAGCCAGTCAGCCAGCCAGAGCACTAAAGCAAACCTGCCCAGGAGGATTTCTCTCAACACTTTACAAACATGGAGCAAGACACCAAG GAGAATAAACTTGATTCCAGTGAAGCCAGGTACACCAGCCTCTACATATACAGATACAGTTCCTATACCTCCTTCCTCAGAAGAGGAACATG AGGGGCCATTACCATCTGATGACAGTCATCAAAATCCCCCAGCACCTAAACGTCCTAGAACTGAGGAAACGTCTCTTTCTACATCTGCAGAAGATCAAATCAGCTGCAATTCAAACAAATAA